The genomic region GATCTTGGTGACTATTCTAAAACTGAAGGCTGATCCTACGTCCCTCTTTGTCCCGCCGGAATTCTAAGGCTCCTACTGCCTAAAAGCTGAGGCTTTGGGGAAGCATAAAGGACGTCAGGAGccgggaggaaaaagaaatataccTCCACCAGGATACCTTTCAAAGCGTCTCTGAAGATTCTGGAATCTTTCCAGGCTGAAGGCGTTCCCAAGAACTTTGAACTCATTGGCTGGTGGTGGAGGGACGGGTTGCCAGCGCTTTGCTCTGATTGGGCATTTTCTCTCAGCGGAAAACCAATCATTGAGGGTGATGGGGGCGGGGCCAGGCTCGCAGTACAGGCTCCAGCGTTCCGGAGCCCACCCACCTCCCTGGCGGGTCAGATTGGCGGTGAGTTCTGACCACCTACGTCTTAAGGGCCCTTCTACCCTGGAATCCCTCTCACCAAGGCCGATTGGGAGACGAGGGCAggtcctccccctgccccccaccgcgGGAAACACCCCTTCCGCAGCCCTGAGCCCCCAGGTGTCCAGCCTCGCCCTCTCTGTGCTTAGTGTTCCTTCCTGTGAAATGGGATTGCATTGTTCCCCGGGCAGAGGCGTCCTGACAGCCTCCTCTGCTCCGCACGAGAGTGGGAGGGGGTTAGAGCTTTAGGTGGGCCATGTCCCCACAGCAGGATGGCGGAGGGCAGGAGCCTGCCCGAGGTGCGTGCGCTGGTTGGGGCTtcgcatggcatcactgacctggcCCACAAGCTTCACTTCTATGACCAATGGGCTCCGAACTATGACCAGGTAAATCGGCCATGTCCTCACCTCTGCTCTCCTCCGCTCACCTGGCCTCAGTTCTCCTGTCTGTACAGCCGGTATAGTAAGCCTAGAATCATCCCAGGGAGATGAATGTGAGAGTGAAGTAAGATCTGGGTGCAACCTCCAGCCCTGTCTGCTCTCCATTCAACTCCTCTTCAGCCCAACCACGGTGGCCCTGCCCTCTGATCCTCTTCCAGATTGGCAGCCCCTAGAGACCAGGAGCCAAGACCTCCTCACCCAGGTACAGGAGTCCAGGCAGAGGAGCTACCTGGACGAGGTGCTGTGAGCGATCACAATGAATTAAGCAGACAGCGATGCCAAGGCCCACAGAAAGGGCCCACTGGGAGAGAAAAGCACCTCACACCTGCGTCTCCCCTCACTGTAGTTCCACCAGATCCTGGGCCCCCAGCACACACATACAGCTTGGCTTGGTTGACTCTACCCCACAAGAAGGGCCCCTAAATGCTGGAGCATGGGGTGGTGGTTGGCTCAGCATTCTGTCCCCAGGATGTGGCTGCCCTGCAGTACCGTGCTCCCCATCTCGCAGTTGACTGCCTCATGCAAGCCCTTCCGGGTCCACACCACGCTGCCCTGATCCTGGACGCGGCCTGTGGTACTGGCCTTGTGGCTGCAGAGGTGAGGCCACCCCAGACCCCCTTCCCTCCCATCAGCCCCTACTTGCTGAAAATTCCTACTACCCCAGCCCCAGATCCCCACTTGCCTGCTCAGACTCACTGTTTCCAGACACTGGGGCCACATCCACCGTGGGGCCCACTGTCCTCCTCAAGGTGTGGGGACCCACCTGGGAGGTGGCAGGTATGAACTGTGAGTGGgttcccccaccccagctgcaGGCTCGGGGCTTCCACCAGCTGCATGGGGTGGATGGAAGCCCAGGGATGTTGGATCAGGCCCGGGCCCGCGGCCTCTACCAGTGCCTCAACCTCTGCATCCTGGGCCAGGAGCCACTACCCAGCGCTGAAGGTACTTCCCCTCCCCCCTTGACAGCCCAAGGCCCACCCTCTGACCTAGCCCGCCTGACAGCTGACAGAGCCCCTTCCTTTTGCCAAGACGCCATCCCCCTTGCCTAGCCCTCCCCAAGTCCCCTCCCACACCGAGCCCCTCAGTCTCTCATTGAGGGACAATTTCGCATTGAGATGCTTCCTCTGAAACCTCCATCCCATGACCTTATCTCAGTCCAGGACTGAGCCACAGCTGCCATATGGCCCAAGGGATCATGGTCCTGCAGACCCTAGCAGCAGGCCTTGTCCCTCCCCAGTGCCCACCATGAACACCATCCTCCAGGGTGGTCTGAGGCCACACTGAAGCCAAACCACCACATCATGTCCGCACGCCCACACAGGGACCTTTGACGTGGTGCTGATGGTGGGTGCCCTCAGTGATGGCCAGGTGCCCTGCAGTGCGATACCTGAGCTCCTGCGAGTTACCAAGCCAGGTGAGAAGCAGCCCATCCAACCACACCCACGCACACCTTCCCTTCTCCACACGCACAGACACAAGCCTCAGAACCCCTCAGGCCAAGCGAGGTGTGTGGTGGCGTtgtgcctggggtcacacagcctAGCATCTCAGCCACCAGCTTCCAGCCCAGCCTCGGCCTCAGCTGCCACCATCAACAGACCCAGGTGGTCATCTTGCCTCTCAGCCTTTGGGAAACCAGAAACAGCTCCACTCCTTTTTGGCCTCTGCATCTTCACCAATAAGCAGAATGCCACAGTCCCTTCCCCACAAGCGTTGCAGTGAGAATTGGGTGAAGTAGTgtctatcagggcttccctggtggctcagacagtaaagaatctgcctgcaatgtgggagacctgggttcgatccctggatcaggaag from Bos javanicus breed banteng chromosome 25, ARS-OSU_banteng_1.0, whole genome shotgun sequence harbors:
- the METTL27 gene encoding methyltransferase-like protein 27; the encoded protein is MAEGRSLPEVRALVGASHGITDLAHKLHFYDQWAPNYDQDVAALQYRAPHLAVDCLMQALPGPHHAALILDAACGTGLVAAELQARGFHQLHGVDGSPGMLDQARARGLYQCLNLCILGQEPLPSAEGTFDVVLMVGALSDGQVPCSAIPELLRVTKPGGLVCLTTRTNPSNLRYKEALEATLDRLEQAGAWERLVARPVDQWELATSELEVRPGTSDSDGFISGIIYLYRKQAAAQAEGGRPGA